The DNA sequence GTAAAGTCAATAAAATCATATACAATTCCGGGAATAGAAGAGTATATGCCGACCGAAAAAGGCTCCTCAGTACGGGCTATAATTTGACCTTCTTTTACGGTCTCTCCTTTCATAACAAGGATTTCCGGACGCTTTTTAGAATCAAAAGCTATAGGTATAAAAGCCTTCTGAGGTAAAAAAGCATTGCCCTCAAACGAGGCAGGAAGCTTAGGGTATTCTAAAACCTCTTTACCCCGTTTAAATCTTAAAAATTCCGTCATTTTTCAAACACTCTCAATAATATAATCATTAACGGCATTATAGCCGAAACAAGGGCAACAAGCAATGCTGCACTATTATAACGGTTAAGCGGAAATTTCTTAGGTGCATAAGAAGCCGTAATAAACCTTCCCTGACTGTAAAGCAGGTCTTCGATAGAGGGGCTGGTCCTAAAAGAAATAACGCTTTTTATAAACTCATTATCAAAATTAAATACAAGGCCGTCTTGTTCCGTAACTATGCCGTTTTCATCTACGGAAAAATCGTTAAAACTGACCCTGTCATTTTCTTGAGGAGAAAGACCTAGGCGGGTAAAGGGAATAACCTTTGCATTCCATGTATCCGAAATAAGGTTTCCAAGATCAGGAAGGTCATCTCCTGTCCTTATTTTTTTTAATTCATCAAAGGCCTTTTTTGAAAAACCGGAAATTCCAACCGAGGCCTCAGGCATAGGCAGATATAGGGTGTTTTGATATGCCTTTATGGTTTTATTAAAACCGAAATATAAAAACAAGGCTGAAAATACAATAAAAAAAAGGGCACAAGAAGAGACGGCGAACAAATGCTTTGTATGCCAAAATTTTGCAACCGATTCCGGGTTCATCACATAGGCCCGTATTGTTTTATGAATTTTTTGTGTATCAATCCTCTCTTCAGCAAAAAAACTAAACCTTTCAATGATGTATGTAAAAGAAGCTGAAGCCGATATTGCAAAGGCAAAAAGAACAAGCGAAATATTACTGTTAAATTTCGCAATTATCAAAGCAACAAAGGGGAAAAAAACTAAAAGAGGATTTTTTTTGATTCTGGCCACAAGCTGTTCCCTCGTAAATTTTAACGAAGAACCTATGGCTTCCATCCAAAATGCAAGAGTATACATTATTAGAATTGAGGAAGAAAGAGCTAAAATTCCCCTCTGAAAGGCTGCGTAAATAACAAAGGGAAAGGCGGCAGAAAAATAATTTTTTTTACGGCTTGTATAAAAAAAAGATACTGCAAAAAATATTAAAGCAATAAAAAACTGAAACACCGAAAAAGAAGAATCGTTTTCTATAAAAAAATATCCCGTATTTTTCTTTAAAAATTTAAAAAAATCCTTAGTTATATGCCTGTCGGAAGGAATATACATATATCTTATATTTTCCTGATCATTTATAAACCACTGGGCATATCGCTCTTTATCGGTAAAAGGATAGCCGGTATAACCTTGTTCTTCCAAATCCGAAAAACGGTTTTCTATGGTTTGAGAAGAAATTATCCCCGTAATACCATGTTCTTCGGCTGCCTGCAAAACAGCAGGCTCATCTACTTCCATAGGTAAAAAAAGAATACGGTAGTCCTTCCACAATGTAGACATTGAGCTCATCGGAATAAATATCAATAAGAAAAAAGAGAAAATCAATAAAAAACCTGCAATAATATCAAAACAGAAGATGTATTTTTTAGGCTGATTCATAGCTATTATCCAAAATAAGCAAACAATATTGATGTAATTATACCAAGAATAATTCCGGCAACAGCTTCAACGGGCTTGTGTCCTTGGATTTCCCTTACAGCCCTAAAATGATAACCTTCATTTTTTTCGGCAAATTTTGCACCGAGGTCATTTAGAGCCTTAGCCTGCAAACCGCTGGACCTTCTTACTCCTACAGCATCCCTTATAACTATAAGGGCCATAAAACACGCAAAAATAAAAAGATCCGAGTCAAACCCCTGCCTTATACCTATGCTGACGGTTAAAGATGCTACAAGAGCGGAGTGACTTGAAGGCATTCCGCCGGTACGCCAAAAAACCAGCTCAAAAAAATCTATAGGGGTCTTTATTGAGGCATTAAACAATGCAAAAATAGTCTTTATAACCTGACTCATCATCCAGCTTGTTATGGCGGACAAAAAAATCGGACTGGAAAAAAACATAATCCACTGCGTTTTATACATCGTTTCCAACATATCTTTAATTCTCTACAAAATAGCTCTTTTGTCAAGTCTGTAAATGGTATATAATGTATAAATGAGTAAAGAAAATAAGTTTTTTTATATAGGCGAAGATGATTCAGGCAGGAGACTGGACCGTGTAATACGGAAATTTTTAGGAAAGATGCCTCTTTCGGGCGTATATTCGGCAATACGCAGAGGGAAGATAAAAGTAAACGGCAAAAAGGAAAATGGGGCCTACCTGACTCAAAAAGGCGATGAAATTACAATGGATTTGAGCCTATTCGGCTTAACTGCCCCCTTCTCCGAAGATCAAACAAATTCTGCAATTTCAAAACCTGATGTTCTATTAAAAACCGATGATTTACTCTTTATAAACAAAAGACTCGGAGAGCTTGTACACGGAGAAAAAAGTCTTTGTGAGGCTGTTTTAAAATATTTTCCGCCCAAAGAAAAAAGTCTTTCCTTTAAAGTAGGAGCCCTGCATAGACTGGATAAGGATACAAGCGGAATTCTAGCCTTTTCTCAAAGTTTAAAAGGAGCCCAAGAATTTTCAAAGGCCCTACAGGAAGGAAAGATAGGTAAATTCTACATAGGAATAACTGAGGGGCGTCCTTTTTTAAACGAATTTAAAAGCAAAATCGATGGAAAAGAATGTCTTTGTCTTATAAAAATCCTTGATTTTTCAAAAGAAGAAAATTTAAGCCTTGTGCTTTTTAACCTTATAACCGGAAGGAAGCACCAAATAAGAATACAATGCTCGCAGTTCGGCACTCCCCTTTTAAACGATAAAAAATACGGCTCAAAACAAAAAAAAGTATTTTCTAAAGATTTATCAAAAAAAACTGCATATTTTTTACACGCCTATAAGTTAATATTTTCGGAACCGTTTTTAGATGATTTACCAAAGGAGATTACCGCCCCCCTTCCCGAAAACTTTAAGAGGGCGGTTAAAAGTTTATTTAAGGGTACCTCTAAAAACCTTGTTGGATTTTTAGATTTGATAAACTTAAAAACTTAGTTGAGACAGGTACTTCATAACCTTAGAGACAGCCTCTTCGTTCTTTTCGCTTATCCCGCTTACCTGAGTTATAATTTCATTTATTTGTCCGGTATCGTTTCCT is a window from the Treponema denticola genome containing:
- a CDS encoding divergent PAP2 family protein, with amino-acid sequence MLETMYKTQWIMFFSSPIFLSAITSWMMSQVIKTIFALFNASIKTPIDFFELVFWRTGGMPSSHSALVASLTVSIGIRQGFDSDLFIFACFMALIVIRDAVGVRRSSGLQAKALNDLGAKFAEKNEGYHFRAVREIQGHKPVEAVAGIILGIITSILFAYFG
- a CDS encoding pseudouridine synthase, yielding MSKENKFFYIGEDDSGRRLDRVIRKFLGKMPLSGVYSAIRRGKIKVNGKKENGAYLTQKGDEITMDLSLFGLTAPFSEDQTNSAISKPDVLLKTDDLLFINKRLGELVHGEKSLCEAVLKYFPPKEKSLSFKVGALHRLDKDTSGILAFSQSLKGAQEFSKALQEGKIGKFYIGITEGRPFLNEFKSKIDGKECLCLIKILDFSKEENLSLVLFNLITGRKHQIRIQCSQFGTPLLNDKKYGSKQKKVFSKDLSKKTAYFLHAYKLIFSEPFLDDLPKEITAPLPENFKRAVKSLFKGTSKNLVGFLDLINLKT